The segment CTGCTAGGGTTTTATTCAATATAGATGAGTTGAAACTGAACACAAGCTTTTGTTGTATGTACAGTTGGACAAAACATATGGAACATGTTTTTTACAACCATGttttgagcacacacacacacacacctgttgccatctcagggagtttttccttgccaccattgcCCATTATGGACAAACTAATAATTATCATTgatacatatttcctcacactttttggagttgttttctattttgttttttatttttttgtgacaatgactattattaaaagtgctatataatttttttttaaagttcttaGCCAAATGTAATTGTCATTAATAATCTATTGATTTCTTAATAGGTATATTCAATTTACGGTATCTTTTCTCTACACTGCCGTATGACTTTATGATAAAAACAATATGAGACAAAGACTCACAAGCTAATTATACAATACTGGGCTTTTATTAATAACTAGGTTACCCATAGTAACAAGTTATTACCTATGGTTCCACCTACAAGCAGATCCTGACGCCTGTGTGCTATCATCACCTGTAAATGGAGTATGCGGTCAACCCATGGCCGCGCCTCATTCTGCTTCAAGTTTTGTATGCACTGTGGCTGTGGATATGTCGCAGTTTAAGCCGGGGGTTCATTCACTCATCATTATACGCGCCGTCACTTTTGATGCTTTGCATCCAGACTATGAGCTCGGCCTGGAGTGCGTGATCAACTCACAACTCACTCCAATGTTTTGTCGTCCCTTAATTCTGCCTGTTGTATACGCTGCTTACTGTAACATCCAGTGAGGAACacttgtgacacacacacagtatgacataaaaattgTCGATGACGCCAGCTACTGTAACAGTGGTGAATGCATTTGACACGATTGTGACAAAACTACCTGTGCAAACACCGCCCGGCCACCAAACAAACAGAAGTTCTGTTGTATattgtggcttagtgattagcactgtggccttgtacctccagggtttgggtttgattcccacaaAGGCTAACTGTCTTTTCCAAATTGCCATATAAATTAAATCCATTTaagtccatagtgtgtgaatgaacatGTGTATGTGCCATGTCATGGATTGGCACCTAATCTAAgcaggataggctccaggccccccgtgaccctgtatacaggatacagAATGTCATATAGTTGTTGATAAGTAATACTTATCCATTTCCTAAAGGCAGAACTTCCGCAgacagacttttattttgaaacttATTTCATCTTATTTTGCGGCTTCCGGTCATTGGACTTCTGCGCTGAAATATATTTGgggttttatttatgtaaaagcaAATATAGAATTATATTTCGCCGAGGACCCTGCATGTTAACGCTTCAACGTTTAACTTAAACGTTGGGTTAGTCTTTGCCTAGCTTTaaataacatataaaatatttaaatatcaggTTGGTTAGTGTGTATGGGCGGACCGGAAGTAGCCGCAGTAGTGTTTCCGGTAGGGAAGCGGTTTGGAGTTTAACGATGACGGCGGCGGTGTTTTTTGGCTGTACTTTTATTGCCTTCAGTCCGGCTGTGGCCTTGTTCCTGCTCACTATCGCCCGGGATCCTCTGCGGGTCATTTTCCTCATCGCCGGGTGAGAAACTTGAACACTCCGCTGTGAATGTTAGCTAGATGGCTAGAAGTGTTAGCCAGCGCTGTTAGCCTGGTGCTTAATGACGCGGTGTTTATGGAGGTGCGCGTGATGATTTCCCAGCTAGATTTCCCACTTCCCTTCGCTCAGGTCAGCAGAGCTTATTAGTTTATTCAGTTATTCAGCGCGCCATTTCACCAACCCGGTACTTGTTTATAAATTGAGCTCCACTATCTTTAAAATTATTGTGGCATCACATTACATCAAAGATATGTAGAAAGAACAGAATCACGCTCATAAATAtagtctctctctttatttctgtttctctctcgctctcactgtcacacaaacacacacacacacacacacacatagaagaGAAAGGAATAAATTAATGCATGGAATATACattcatatacacatttatCATAATCTGCACGaagcatacatacatacatactgtacatacatgggTATTTGATCTAGGGATGGAAATCACCTAGAAACAcccaatattatcacgatacctcggCATTCAGTTGGTTGCTCTTTTAATGTCATGATTTCATAAATGTCCCGaatcaatattaatatttttgccaGATTTTGTTACATTAGCAAGTAATTCGCTcataccacacaggatgctgtgctgtctTCCAGTGTGTGAGTAGTTTCAAGTGGATTATAGAGGACCTGCAAATATATCtaaataacatatatatatatatatatatatatatatatatataatgattttgcatgattttatgctttGCTCTGCTGTCACATGATTGactaattagataattgcatgaacatacaggtgttcctaataaagtgtacCATGTATACAGCCAGGTCTATACATGAATTTGTGCCTTTTTTGTGGCATTTGTGCCTCTGTTCTCCACCACGTTGGGATTGAAATGATTTGACAGAACTGCTGACTTTCAGTTCGATTCTTTAAAAATAGAATGGCTAAAAAGACCTAGCCAAATACTCTGTGACGTTACCCATAGGTTTTTTGAAGAGCGGTTTTGAAGCTCAGCTGTAAGGCCCATCTTGGCCGAATAAACCTTGTTGGTTGTTGTCATATATATAAGTACTGCTGAAAATTATTGACTAAAGAGCTTGGCTGCACCAAATCAGCACTACTTTGTAGTACACTCATGGAACACTACATGTTGGCCGTTATTACAGCTGTGAAAATCAAAAGAATGTACACATTGACATATTTTAAACCACAGTCATTTAATAGAGAATGTGCTGTTGAAATAACAAAAGACTTAGTGTCTCAAAATCAGCACTACTATTTAGCACACTTATGGAATTACCAACCAAAGGTCTTGTGAAATAAGTAATCCGAGATtttaacacatgcacacaacttCAATCATCCTCTTGCCAACATGCCTCAAGTAAAACAGCCTGTGACCACATcacaaaaagtacattttaaaaaaaggacagtGAACACACTGAATGTTGTTTTGATTTAAATCAATGGACAAAAATATTCTTTAACGgtgtaaaaatgtatgaaaaacaagtatgtatatacagtactgtacgtacatcttttcttttcttttactttttactttttttctccttctgctGATCCAAAAAATTGTGATTGTGATCAGAAACATGATGCAATCTGATCCATGAGTTTTGTAATTCgttgcagttttataataaaacaatacattGTTGTTTCTGAAAATTGTATATTAATTATGAAAGCATTTTATAGAGAGAGTGGAATTTCCTGCATGTGAAGGAGGGATGAGGAGCGTTCTTTTGATTGTCTTTTCTGTTTGTACTAACGCTGCTGTTATTGGTGCCTTTTTTTCATCTCTTAGAGCATTTTTCTGGCTTGTGTCCTTGCTGCTGTCGTCGTTGGTGTGGTTCGTCGCTGTACAGATTAGTAATAAAGACAGCGGTTCACAGCAGAAAGGCCTGCTGGTGTTCGGAGTGCTGCTGTCTGTCCTGCTTCAGGAACTCTTCAGATTCGCCTACTACAAACTCTTAAAGTCAGAGAGAACTTATACTCTTACACAAACTTTACTTGTCATTAAAAACAGGAGCATTAGCGtgtcattattcattattaacaGTCATCTAATGTGATTTACAGAAAAGCAAATGAAGGATTGCTGGCCATCAGCCAAGAGGAGACAATGCCCATCTCTATTCGACAGCTGGCTTACGGTATTACACCTGACTGAGCTTTCATTTGTTTAGTAAACATATGTATTTAGCGATCAGTCACTTGTTTTAAACTGACAGAGCTGTACCCGAAATcataagatgtaaaaaaaataataataataaactacatAAGCATGTGCTGTTTAAAAGAATACAAATTCAGATAAAAGTAATGATTTATTTGTAGTTCGTAGTTCAGGTCAAGCAgttaatttaattcattaatttttttaatttatatttattttaaaacagttacATGTTCTTATCAAGATTGTTAACATACAATACTGTTTAAAGGTCCTGAGCTAATGCTCATttgatgtaaaataaattaaagaaatggaaattttttttaaaattgtggcAGGCTGCACAGTGTCttaagatacaatttaaaaagatgcatGCATTACTTTTCAGTGTTCAGTAAATTATGGCCAGTTTAGTACTATTTACAAGTTTAAGTTtatctaaaataattttataataaagtagGGGTTATCTAACAATGATCTAGTAATCAAATGAAGATAGGTTATTACCTcagagttttaaataaaataaaatgctgccTACATTCACATTTCTGATGAATGTCTGTGACACACTGGCCACAAACACTGCCAACAggacaaataaataatcatttctgtttttatatataatatacacagagaaagagaaatagttttttttaatatatatatatatactaaactGTAAAAGAATGTTAGCATACCATATGTAATGAGGAATCATACAGCTTTAACGGAAAGAATCAGTTGAATCGACTCATAAGTCAAATTGAATCGccgtatttggtgaatgaacaTAGAATCTACAAATGAGTTGTGTAGAGAATCAAGATATTTCATCAGCATGACTCGGTTTATCAGCACAATAACAGAACAGTGGAGTTAAAATTCCAATAACCCCAATCTGGGAACGATGTAAAGATACTCAAGGTCTCATTGCAGTAGTAATACTATGAGACATTTATGGATAAATGTCTCAGGAAATAGCAATTACACAGTAAAGGAGGTATGTGTTCAAAATGAgcaagattttttgtttttcaggtcTAATAGATTACCGTTCCAACAGCAGAAACATGCAACATGACAGATTgataaattgtttaatttaaacaggatatttgtgtgtgtttttagtgtCTGGTCTAGGATTTGGATTGATGAGCGGTGCGTTCTCAGTGGTTAATATCCTGTCCGACTCTGTGGGTCCGGGTACTGTGGGCATCCACGGAGATTCACAACATTACTTCATTTCCTCAGGTAGAAAACcctttctgttattctgtgtttttgtgtgtttattttatttattttattcaatatgAACAATATCACatcttttgcttttgttttcctCTGCAGCCTTCATGACTCTTGCTATAATCTTGCTGCACATGTTCTGGGGCGTGGTCTTCTTCGACTCCTGTGAGCGTCGGCGGTGGTGGTCACTCGGGGCAGTGGTGTGCAGTCACCTCTTGGTGTCATGTTTGGTAAgaataaagcaaacaaacaaatgggccgaagactatcacgtgtgtcctccgaaccacgtgacgccagccgaccgcatcttttctaactgctcgctcacgcactgtgaggggcggcgtaacacactcggaggacagtgctatccgctccttccgcttgctcACAGATGccttgattggctgtagagctgtaattaatgtgggagcatgaAGTTTCTCTCATCCCTCCTCTCTAAGAAAGCTCGGCCAACTTGCACCACTAGGAGGCCCCTTATGATTGTATTTCTAACCTGAATATAGATGTGAAGAGGAGTATGTTAAGTTAAAAGAGATTACTTACAAATATTAACAAGCTGATCCAACAAGAGACAAGTAACAAGACTGGACAAGTTTATAAAACTCTTTGAAGAAGGAACACCAGTACACAGTGTAGCAAAAGATGTCGGTTGTTGCCATTCGGCTGTGTCTAAAATTTgggtggagaataaacaatgTGGAGACAATTATGTGCAAACACAAGAGTCAATGACTGACAGAACTGGAAGAAATCAGgtgaataaaatgtgttttctggAACTTCTGTCTGATGTTCTAATGAAGGAACCAAATAAAGAAGCAAACGATTCTTATCAATAGAAGATCAGTGAGGAAGCCATTTTTAGGATGGTAAGGCATATTGCAATTGACCAAGAGTGCTAATGGTTTGCTTTAGGAAAAAGCAGGCAGATCAACTCAAACAGCAAACAAAGTTTAAATGTGTCTCTAGCCAATAAAACATTAGTGGTGGACATTAATTGTCCTCTGTCAAAGCACTCAATTTGTCAAGctctaataattaaaattaaaacgaTTTCGATGaatattgtttttcattagcAAAAACCATGCCTCAGACACTTCAGGACAAAGAGGAGCACCAcaacttctctctttttttttttttttgctgattattccatatttttttcctcaacatTGAGTGATTTGATAATGTTTTCCtcacaggaaaaaaatacagaggGATAGTTATACAGAGCACATTAAAAAGAGCTGCACAGACTAAGAGGGAAAAGTTATGACTGGGagaaatatacacacaaaaagaatGACAGATGTGGAGCAATATGTAGAGAATATGACAAGCGAgagaaaaatttggagaaggAAAAACGGAAAGAGAGAGCTTGAGAAATGCACAGAACGAGAGATGCATACAAGGACATGAAAGAAGTACACACCCATagttttgtaataaaatgtctGCAATAAAATGTGTTAGCTGTGTAAGTACAGTggggtcaataagtatttgatcaccctgtgattttgcaagttcttttaCTTGGGTGCATTTCCACTGAGAGACAggatctaaaaagaaaaatccgaaaattacattgtatgatttttttttttaacaatttatttgtgaattactgtgtcaaataggtatttgatcacttgcgtcaaaattttttaatattttgtacaaaagcctttgttaacaattacagaGTTCAAACGATTTCTGTAGTTCttcaccaggtttgcacacactgcagatgggattttggcccactcctccaTACAGAGCTTTTCTAGATCTGTCAgattttggggctgtcgctgagcAGCTCcaacccctccatgatttctaagtaagagaacttgcaagtATGGTTTAGTTATTGGtatatgatttctttttaaagaccAACAACCTCTAGCGGCTTTAAGAGCAACTCCTGACCCAGGTAGAGAATGAATGAGCGTTCTCTACAGATCTTAAAACAGTATGAAGACATCTTTTAGAAGGCCTACAGGTCGACCAGCTCATGATTCAGCTTATTTTACTTCTTTCTTTAAACTTAACTATCAGTCTGTTAACTGATAGTGTAAAGGGGGATTTTAGAATTCCTAGCCGGCCAGTGCACATTCAGACTGAACATCAGCTTAAAGATGGAGATATTCCAATCTTAGAACAAAGAAACTAACAGTAGGTATAATAACAGCAACACATTTTGGTTTGTAGATTTTACTATAAAACTacttgcatgtttgtgtgtatgctaAGAAAGAAATACATAAGTAAGGCTGCGACAGAGAAACATGcactaaaagagagagaacgagagatgTTTCTGATgctatttttgtaaaatgtaaattgtgtaaaagctcaaaattgtttatgttcttttttgttgttgtttcagaCGTTTGTGAACCCGCAGTACGAAGGCAGTCTGATCCCCACTTACATGGTTCTGTGTGTGATGGCCGGCTGGGCGTTCTCCTGTGCCGGTGGTTCTGTGAGGAACCTCAGGCTTTGTCTCACCTGCAGGGACAAAGACTTCCTCCTGGTCAATCACAGGCCGAGATAACGGATTCTCTGTCTCTGTAAAGACTGGAACTCTCCGAGTTCAGGGATTCTTAAACCCCAGACTCTTGTTAGAACCATGATGTGGGCAGGGGAATTTTCCTTTGTGCGTATTCTGcactttttttgtatctttttccttttctgtctCTGTACCTCACCTCTGTCtgtgtgagacagaaagagagagaattgcAGAACAACTggttattttaaacaaactttacaGTCAGTTCCTGCTggttttgtctgtgtgtttattctGTTCTTCGAGTGTTTCTTAACAAATCTAAGCCAGATTTACTGATAAATCTGttcttctttaataataataatttaattaggcggcacagtggcagAGCACttaacactgtggcctcgcaccttcagggttgggctcgattcccgcctcaggtctgtgtggagactgcatgttctctccatgctttgtgggttttctctgggttctctggtttcttcccatagTCCGAATACATGCACATTAGCCTAATTGGCAtttttaaattgcctgtagtgtgtgcttGTTTGTCCTGCGGGggactggcaccctgtacagggtttCCTGTGCCATGAGTCCACTGGGATAGATTCCAGGCCTTCTGCAACCCTGAACAGGATATATAAAGAGCGCtaaagaaagtgaaagagaaatgtaattaagcaAGATTATGTCAAACAAATATTTGCTCTTCTGATTATAAATGTCAGTTCATTGATAAATTGACAAATCAGTTGtaaaatttgtcaaaaaaaatgagttcattaaataaaaaaagcagacaTATGAATAAACTGTCACATAAACATAAAAGACCAATAGTTGCAGTACTTTTACTCTTGAAATgtactttttccatttaaaacaaGTTAGAGTTAATGAAAAAGtttgtgaaataaatatgattaaagtTGAGTCTTTGCGTTTAAGTTTCCTGCAGCTTGTGATCACTTTGTGTATGacttaaatgaaaagaaaatgtagtTAAAAGTTTAGACATTTCTTTGTATGCATTATAGTAATAGttgtacaaaaaacatttctatataaacaaaaaaagattataaatatagtatattaagttatacacattatatataaatttctaCACTGAGCAGATGAAAATACATTAGTACGGAGTCCTAAACTCCTCAATGATTTGCTTCCTGAATTTGTTGCAATTTTTTCTCAGAAATAAACTATCTTCAATTATTAGTCAACTGGACTTTTTGTTAGGTGGAAATGTTTCACTACCTATTCAGGTAGTGAACTGTGGAAGTCAGTGGAATgactgaagaagctacttggatgaCCAGTgaaatgtcaattgttaatttcttgcaaaatcGGTAAAAATGCTGATGAATAATTTCGGCCTCTGTCCCCTGCTGTACACCACCGGAACTGTGGCCGCAGCAACAGATCGTAACCAGCCATGGAGCCTAAAGGTAGGACAAATTCTCAGTCAGTGTTAAATGACATCTGAGAGGAAGACGGGCATTCGATAAGTGTTGATAATAGATGGTAACAGAACTGAGACATTTAACTATACAGTGAAATCTTGGATTGTGAGTATCGCAGTTTGCGAGTATTCCCCAAGAAGagcaaaatttttaataaaatttgatttggaGAAACAAGCAGGTCTTGGTTTACTAGTACCGAGTATCGTAGCatgcatgtgttttttattttagcgcCAAGCATAACGTGATCACaattgagccaatggttttCTCTCTCACGCGCTGCAGAACtctgggtaatcgtctcccctgcttaGTGCACAtttctcactggtataatcaacatctttGCGCACATGTAAAGcgtctttttattttgtgtgtgtgctgtaacgGCTGGAAGATATGAGTCTGCAAAGCATTACCCAACATCACCACAAGGGTGGCGCAGCCACCTTCGGTTGAGACGGAAGTATtctgcaggagagagagagagagagagaggaagaaacgAGAGAAGCGTATCACAAAAGTATTTGCTAAAACCCGGATTTCTTTGTGACGATCTGTGCACGATACCAAGACTTTTATTTGTCCTGTTCAAGTATGAACAGTTAGTTTACTAAATCAGACCAGCCTGTGTTAACTTGGAACCGGCATCACATGTATAATAAAGAAAGCTGAGTTTGTGATTTTACTCCCTAACTCAGTGTGGTGATTCCCGTAGTCATAAAAGACTAGCAGAGGTGGTGACGCTAGTAACCGACTAAATAACTAGTTTATCTGCTACCATGCGGGCCCcatcccccctcctctcgccttctcacacacacactctaacggaGACACTACTGTctcgattcttttcaaaggtaaagtgcaggttaattggtttatataggtttatttttactttatattttgtattattaattttatgtatttttttgaacattttttttttattatgagtttttattatttcttatgggaaaattcttcTTTTACAAGGTTTTTGATGTAGGAGCGCgcatctggaatgaattatgctcccaatccaaggttccactgtatacgtCACTCCATTCTAACAATTGTTAGTCACACTAACTCTCAATCACAGTTTGGATGAAAGTTAGTTGGTACAGTCCATCTTACTGATCAGAGGGCTGCTGCCTGACAAACCCACACTTTAAACCAATTACAGAAGAACTTTCAGCaggaaaaaatctaataaagttACTTCAGCCTTATTTGCCACCATTTTGGACGTGTTCCAaattgtttttccctttttttttaatttagcatTAATGCACCTTTACCTTTTCTCTCAGCATtatcattttaacattaaaagtgCCTTATATCCTGCAAGttatatgaatgaataaatgcatataatatcatatatactgtaatattgttCTTTACAGGTGTGCCTACATCTACATGGTTGGACTTATGGTTGGAATTCTGATCATATGGATCAGAATTCATCAAATCTTATGCACCCCAAATCAGCGAAACCCACAGCCAAATCAGAAGCAAAACAGATTTCTTTAATCTcataatgaaatatataaataaatatgaaatatgtaaATCCAAACTGATGAttagaatttatatatatatacatatacatacatcatatatatatatatatatatatatatatatatatatatatatatatatataaaatgttttacaaatgtCTGCtttgataatttaaaaaagaaaatgaatataTAGAAGTGCATAAACAACagcacaaataaatacataaatcattttaatatgcatgtttatttttaattatacactGTAGAATAGGAAGAATATCGTTTTGCTCTTATGGGTACGACAATCACTTTCATTCCAAAATAGCAGATGCCATTAAAGTTACAAGGTAATTTTGCGTAGCACAGCATGCTCATAGAAGTGTGAGCTGCTCTCTGTCAGGAGAAATTAGAAAAGAATGGTACATGATGATacctttttgtaagtcgctctggataagagcatctgtcTTTGTCACCTTTCTATGTGACTATGTGTAAAATTGGCTGTAAATTGAATTTGTACTAATAAATGACAATCTACAATATAACTGAGATTTTAATCCCAGaactgagtttttttcttttctatttttagagaCAGTTGATCACGTTGGTTATGATTATGAGTCATTTTATTTGCGCTTCCTGTAGCATGTGATCACTTTGTGTATAACCTTTATGTAAAGAAAGTGCAGCTTCAACGCTTAGACATTTCTTTGTGTGCATTATACTaatactttatatacagtaggataTATTCCCATTCAAGCGAAATTGCTTATGCTTAAAGCGTATAAACCTAAACTGAGCAcatgaaacatacaaaacacagCCCTAAGCTGCTTAATCATTTGCTTTATTCATTCTCATGCTAATTAATTTatgataatatactgtaaataataataatataaaacagaCTCAGGCCCTGGGGAAAGACATACTGACGGAATCGATGTTTTTAAATGGTTCACGTGGTTGTGTGTGGGCAGGGGTGTTTGTGACATCATCATTTGACTTTACAGAAGAGCTTTAATTGTACAGTGGAAACAGCAGTCCGTTAGAACTGGAGTCCGTCGGGAAGATGATGGAGAGTGAGACCTATAGGGGGCGGTAGTGTAACGTGCTAGGTGTTGCAACTTACTAGATAAGAATAATAGATACCGCCCTAAAACAAGAATCAAGTGACTAATCAGTTTCAGACTGACGCTTGACTGACCATAAGAGTTTTAGCCACTGAAGCGATTTTAAGTTTACAGAAAATGGATAAATGTATGAGTGTAGTTCATGCTAACGTGCCGAAAGCTCAGCTGCGCCCCCTGCTGTACAACAACGGAACTGTGGCCGCAGCCACCGGATTTTATTTTTGGGTCAAACGAGGTGACAGATCGAAAACGACCGCGGGGCCTAAAGGTAGGACGATCTCTTAGTCACGGTGTgacaataaatgtttttcttttttcttttttatatttagttaaaagacattttaaagtctgtttatttttcattaacgAATCCAAACCGACGGAACAAACAACGAGCTGTTTTCGATTCATTCAATCACATGTTAaagttaaatacaaaaaaaaaagaaagaaatacaataaattTGATGTGTTTGCTCTGGGTCATCTGGGTCACAGATCATCTGGGTGACAGGTGATCTGTTTTTCGCTAAAGCGCCGAAAGAGGGCGCCAGACGCTTCACCCGCAGAGGAGCTGCTGTTAATCTGCAGCGCGGAAACGGCTTTTAATCGGCTTTTACACTCTTCTGTTACATTACTTGTACGTGACGTGTTGTGTTAAACTATGGATATACAACGACTCGTAGGGATAGAACAACCGTTAATtagcaaacacatacacattaacCTGAGTAAATGTGTTGCTATGGCCCGTTGCTATGATACGATAAGGGCGCCGCCATATTGGTCCTGGCCAGAATAAAGGCGGGAATGTAGGAGCTGCTGCTGCTTTGGGTGAAATCACTATAACGGTTACATTTCTTATAagataaaattattttcaaatatgGGAACATGATCTTTGGAATAGTTAGTCAATAAACgatagttataataatataaacgaTATAAGCTATAATCGCTAGTTAGGCCTACgttaacaaaataaatgtattacttgttctaatattattttattaacataaataataataataaaatcgtCAACAATAAAATGCATGGATTTTGCTTCTTTTCCTGAATTAATACTGTTGGAGACATCTATTTATAACCTCATGTTATTTAATATAGATGAAATGTGCAATTTTTCCCCATACTGTAGTGAAAATGTCTTTTTTCTATCTACAGCTCTGCCACTGTagcattctcactcactcactcatcatctatatcgcctatcccaggaaacttagggcacacacacatgcacacactatgggcaatttgggaacgccagttagcctaatttgcatgtctttggactgtgggaggaaaccagtgtatctggaggaaacccaccaagcacgggtacattgaccttggaggtgcaagatgacagtgctaaccactaagccactattcTATGTCTAAAAGTATTAGAATTGtataagaaatgtaaatgtgatatAGAATAGGGTGAGGTGTAATGCAGC is part of the Clarias gariepinus isolate MV-2021 ecotype Netherlands chromosome 15, CGAR_prim_01v2, whole genome shotgun sequence genome and harbors:
- the aph1b gene encoding gamma-secretase subunit Aph-1b, which codes for MTAAVFFGCTFIAFSPAVALFLLTIARDPLRVIFLIAGAFFWLVSLLLSSLVWFVAVQISNKDSGSQQKGLLVFGVLLSVLLQELFRFAYYKLLKKANEGLLAISQEETMPISIRQLAYVSGLGFGLMSGAFSVVNILSDSVGPGTVGIHGDSQHYFISSAFMTLAIILLHMFWGVVFFDSCERRRWWSLGAVVCSHLLVSCLTFVNPQYEGSLIPTYMVLCVMAGWAFSCAGGSVRNLRLCLTCRDKDFLLVNHRPR